A window from Enterocloster bolteae encodes these proteins:
- a CDS encoding O-acetylhomoserine aminocarboxypropyltransferase/cysteine synthase family protein — protein MGEKRKRSDRHFKFETTQLHGGQEQPDPSTGARSVPIYQTSSYVFDNCDHAAARFNLSDPGNIYSRLTNPTLDVFEQRMAQLEGGVAALATASGAAALSYTFQNLTRAGDHIVSSGHIYGGTYNYLAHTFPEYGVETTFVDPADLEAVEAAIRDNTKAVFIETLGNPNSDIADIEKIASIAHRHQIPLVIDNTFATPYLVRPIEYGADIVVHSATKFIGGHGTAVGGVIVDGGRFDWAASKKFPGLSEPNASYHGIRFAQDVGAAAFVTRIRAILLRDTGATLSPFHGFLFLQGLETLSLRVERHVENALKVVEYLNAHPQVEAVHHPSVSRDPIQQQLYKTYFPRGGGSIFTFEIRGGAENARKFIDNLELFSLLANVADVKSLVIHPASTTHSQMHEKELLEQGIRPGTIRLSIGTEHIDDILEDLEEAFRSV, from the coding sequence ATGGGAGAGAAGCGTAAGAGATCAGACAGACATTTTAAATTTGAGACAACCCAGCTTCACGGAGGTCAGGAGCAGCCCGACCCTTCAACAGGGGCAAGGTCGGTACCGATTTACCAGACATCATCGTATGTATTTGATAACTGCGACCACGCGGCGGCACGATTCAATCTCAGCGACCCGGGAAATATATACAGCCGTCTTACCAATCCTACCCTGGATGTATTTGAACAGAGAATGGCGCAGCTGGAAGGCGGCGTGGCAGCCCTGGCCACGGCTTCCGGGGCTGCGGCCCTGTCCTATACCTTCCAGAACCTGACACGGGCAGGGGATCATATTGTGTCTTCCGGCCATATATACGGCGGCACCTACAATTACCTGGCCCACACCTTTCCGGAATACGGGGTGGAGACTACATTTGTGGATCCGGCTGATTTAGAGGCGGTAGAGGCAGCTATCAGGGATAATACAAAGGCTGTCTTTATAGAGACACTGGGAAACCCTAATTCCGATATCGCTGATATAGAAAAAATTGCTTCTATTGCACACCGGCATCAGATTCCTTTGGTAATAGATAATACCTTTGCAACGCCGTATCTTGTCCGTCCCATTGAGTACGGTGCTGACATCGTGGTACATTCAGCCACAAAGTTCATCGGCGGTCATGGAACTGCGGTGGGCGGCGTGATTGTGGACGGCGGAAGGTTTGACTGGGCTGCTTCCAAAAAATTCCCGGGACTTTCAGAGCCAAATGCCAGCTACCACGGAATCCGTTTTGCCCAGGATGTGGGAGCGGCTGCCTTTGTCACCCGGATACGGGCCATTCTTCTAAGGGATACAGGGGCGACCCTCTCACCCTTCCACGGCTTTTTGTTTTTACAGGGGCTGGAGACACTTTCCCTGCGGGTGGAACGCCATGTGGAAAACGCGCTTAAGGTGGTGGAATATCTGAATGCGCATCCCCAGGTGGAGGCGGTCCATCATCCCAGTGTGAGCCGGGATCCGATCCAGCAGCAGCTTTACAAAACGTATTTCCCCAGGGGAGGCGGCTCTATTTTTACGTTTGAAATAAGGGGCGGGGCTGAGAATGCCAGGAAATTCATCGACAACCTGGAACTGTTCTCCCTTCTTGCCAATGTGGCGGATGTAAAGTCACTGGTGATCCACCCGGCCTCCACCACCCATTCCCAGATGCATGAGAAGGAGCTTCTGGAACAGGGAATCCGTCCCGGTACCATCCGGCTGTCCATCGGGACAGAACACATTGACGATATTTTGGAGGATTTGGAGGAAGCGTTCCGGTCCGTATAG
- a CDS encoding LysR family transcriptional regulator: MFSGMNYVYEVYKEQSFSKAAENLYISQPALSSMIKKIETKIGMPLFDRSTSPIQLTECGKKYIKTAEKIMDLENEFAYYVGNLQELKTGRLSVGGTYLFSSFIFPPIIDKFRRAYPHVKLNLFEGHTPLLEQKLFAGELDIIIDNYLLDAGIYEKERFMEERLLLAVPSSFDSNRRAVKYQLKASDIKRCLHQNDTFPAVSLKKFKDEPFVMLRSHNDTRERVDAILGRAGIQLNYTLKLNQLLTTYHLTEYGMGASFVSDTVVKCLPENPDIIYYKIDDPEAVRDVYLYYKKNKYLTRSMIEFIKMAIPGIEKNSEKYV, translated from the coding sequence ATGTTCAGCGGGATGAATTACGTATACGAAGTCTATAAGGAACAGAGCTTTTCCAAGGCTGCTGAGAACCTTTACATATCCCAGCCGGCCCTCAGTTCCATGATTAAGAAGATTGAGACAAAGATAGGCATGCCCCTCTTTGACCGGAGCACCAGCCCCATCCAGCTGACGGAATGCGGCAAGAAATACATCAAGACCGCCGAGAAAATCATGGACCTGGAAAATGAGTTCGCCTACTATGTGGGCAATCTCCAGGAGCTGAAAACAGGCCGTCTGTCCGTGGGCGGGACCTATCTCTTTTCATCCTTCATTTTTCCACCCATCATTGATAAGTTCCGCAGGGCCTACCCTCACGTGAAGCTGAACCTGTTTGAGGGACACACCCCGCTGCTGGAGCAAAAGCTCTTTGCCGGGGAACTGGACATTATCATAGACAACTATCTGCTGGACGCTGGCATCTACGAAAAGGAGCGCTTCATGGAGGAACGCCTGCTACTGGCTGTTCCCTCCTCCTTTGACAGCAACCGGAGAGCGGTAAAATACCAGCTTAAGGCTTCCGACATAAAGCGCTGCCTTCACCAGAACGATACCTTTCCGGCCGTATCCCTAAAGAAGTTCAAGGATGAGCCCTTTGTCATGCTGCGGTCCCACAATGATACCAGGGAACGTGTGGACGCCATACTGGGCCGGGCAGGAATCCAGTTAAACTATACCTTAAAGCTGAACCAGCTCTTAACCACCTATCACCTGACAGAGTACGGCATGGGCGCCTCATTTGTCAGCGACACCGTGGTCAAATGCCTTCCGGAAAACCCGGATATCATATATTATAAGATTGACGACCCCGAGGCAGTAAGAGATGTTTACCTGTATTATAAAAAAAATAAATACCTGACCCGGAGCATGATTGAATTTATCAAAATGGCAATTCCGGGAATTGAGAAAAACTCGGAGAAGTATGTATAA
- a CDS encoding AraC family transcriptional regulator → MYQEESFKTQRVVYAHTRSDEGDMEYKMHCHDVYEVYYMISGNAEYLLEGRTYTPRPGSLIIIPPGCFHGLRVLDSDEYNRIRLHFAAELLQEEEQALLLEPFGTGWCCYEEQFQLEWYFHSLEECGNYGKDLQDIAIRTRVLSLLTKIFAIYREASGTSRGKEGQVQEIIRYINQNLSAPLSLEGLAQTFYMSKNHLTAVFKRATGTTVARYILYKRMAIVRKELSMGVPAAEAASRAGFGDYSSFFRAYKKMFGCAPSDKSAPGMPEMDKGSMV, encoded by the coding sequence ATGTACCAGGAAGAAAGTTTTAAGACGCAGAGGGTGGTATATGCCCATACGCGCAGCGATGAAGGGGATATGGAGTATAAAATGCACTGCCATGATGTATATGAGGTTTATTACATGATTTCAGGCAACGCAGAGTATCTGCTGGAGGGCAGGACCTACACACCCAGGCCCGGAAGCCTGATTATCATACCGCCGGGCTGTTTTCACGGGTTAAGGGTGCTGGATTCGGATGAATATAACCGGATACGTCTGCACTTTGCCGCCGAACTTCTGCAGGAAGAGGAACAGGCTCTTTTGCTGGAGCCTTTTGGAACCGGATGGTGCTGCTATGAGGAACAGTTTCAGCTGGAGTGGTATTTTCACTCCCTGGAGGAGTGTGGAAATTATGGAAAAGATTTACAGGATATTGCAATCCGCACACGGGTTCTGTCTCTTTTGACCAAGATTTTTGCAATATATAGGGAGGCTTCAGGAACTTCCAGGGGAAAGGAAGGACAGGTCCAGGAAATCATCCGCTATATCAACCAGAATCTGTCCGCTCCGCTGAGCCTGGAAGGGCTGGCACAGACCTTCTATATGAGCAAAAATCATCTCACAGCTGTATTTAAGAGGGCCACGGGAACCACGGTGGCCCGGTACATCCTATATAAGCGCATGGCCATTGTGAGAAAAGAGCTGTCAATGGGGGTGCCGGCAGCAGAGGCAGCGTCCAGAGCGGGATTTGGAGACTACTCCAGTTTTTTCAGGGCTTACAAAAAAATGTTTGGATGCGCGCCCTCTGATAAAAGCGCGCCGGGAATGCCTGAGATGGATAAGGGAAGTATGGTTTGA
- a CDS encoding Glu/Leu/Phe/Val family dehydrogenase, translating to MEKLYNPYDNVLKVVKEAADILGYTDSDIEAIKYPERELKVAIPVRMDDGTTKVFEGYRVQHSTSRGPAKGGVRFHPAVNPDEVRALAAWMTFKCAVVNIPYGGGKGGVVCDPNELSENEIRAITRRYTAAIAPLIGPEQDIPAPDVGTNAAVMGWMMDTYSMLKGHCIHGVVTGKPICLGGALGRNEATGRGVMYTTKNILNKMGIPVQGTTVAIQGMGNVGSITAKLLHREGMKIIAVSDVSGGICNPEGLNVPAILEYLSLNRKNLLKDYNEEGMSRITNEELLEMDARVLVPAALENQINASNAHKIRAEIIVEAANGPVAADADGILQERGITVVPDILANAGGVVVSYFEWVQNIQSVSWTEEEVNEKLKDIMDPAFEAVWDIAKRQNATLRTGAYLIAVKRVVEAKAARAIWP from the coding sequence ATGGAGAAACTATATAATCCTTATGACAATGTGTTAAAGGTAGTAAAGGAAGCAGCCGATATACTGGGCTATACGGACAGTGACATAGAGGCCATTAAGTACCCGGAGAGGGAACTTAAGGTTGCGATTCCGGTGCGGATGGACGATGGGACAACGAAGGTATTTGAGGGATACAGGGTGCAGCACTCCACATCCCGCGGACCGGCCAAGGGCGGAGTGCGTTTCCATCCTGCGGTAAATCCTGACGAGGTCAGGGCCCTGGCAGCCTGGATGACATTCAAGTGCGCAGTGGTGAATATTCCTTACGGCGGCGGCAAGGGCGGCGTTGTCTGCGACCCCAATGAGCTGTCTGAAAATGAAATCCGGGCAATCACCAGAAGATACACGGCAGCCATTGCTCCCCTTATTGGGCCGGAACAGGATATCCCGGCTCCTGATGTAGGTACCAATGCGGCTGTTATGGGCTGGATGATGGATACCTACAGCATGCTGAAGGGCCACTGCATCCACGGCGTGGTTACAGGCAAGCCAATCTGCCTGGGAGGCGCCCTTGGAAGAAATGAAGCCACGGGACGGGGCGTCATGTATACCACAAAAAATATACTGAATAAAATGGGAATTCCGGTTCAGGGAACCACGGTAGCCATTCAGGGAATGGGAAATGTGGGCAGCATCACAGCCAAGCTGCTTCACAGGGAAGGAATGAAGATCATAGCGGTCAGCGATGTATCCGGTGGAATCTGTAATCCGGAAGGACTTAACGTACCGGCTATCCTGGAATACCTCTCCCTTAACAGAAAGAATCTGTTAAAGGATTACAATGAAGAGGGAATGAGCCGCATTACCAATGAGGAACTGCTGGAGATGGATGCCAGGGTACTGGTGCCAGCGGCCCTTGAAAATCAGATTAACGCTTCCAATGCACATAAAATCCGTGCGGAAATCATCGTGGAGGCTGCAAACGGCCCGGTGGCCGCAGACGCTGACGGGATACTCCAGGAAAGAGGCATTACTGTTGTGCCTGATATCCTGGCTAATGCAGGCGGCGTAGTAGTTTCTTATTTTGAATGGGTTCAGAATATACAATCCGTGAGCTGGACCGAGGAAGAAGTCAACGAGAAGCTGAAGGATATCATGGATCCTGCGTTTGAAGCAGTATGGGATATTGCAAAGAGACAGAATGCCACACTGCGCACCGGCGCTTACCTGATTGCCGTGAAGCGGGTAGTGGAGGCCAAGGCGGCAAGGGCAATCTGGCCATAA
- a CDS encoding aminotransferase class I/II-fold pyridoxal phosphate-dependent enzyme produces MRHVTEYSKQELNDMLKELTIQFQEAKKLNLKLNMARGKPAAAQLDMNMGLLEFPEGCTLEDGTDARNYGVLEGIPECRRLLGQLLGLKPDQIIIGGNSSLNLMFDTMAFHCLFGTQGEKPWSFYAYEGSPVKFLCPVPGYDRHFQICEELGIQMIPVPLLEDGPDMEMVEAMVREDASIKGIWCVPLHSNPQGVCYSDRVVDRLASMETAAPDFRIFWDNAYGVHHIYQEVPLKNILDACEAGGHPNRAYYFFSTSKITFPGAGISLIASGPDNMKEFKGHMSSQTIGHDKLNQLRHVQYFKTPENIRAHMADLAEVLRPKFDMVLNRLEEELEGSGLAVWSRPKGGYFISLDTLAGCAKRTVQLAKEAGVTLTGAGATYPYKRDPQDRNIRIAPTYPTPEELKSAMDIFILCVKIAGIESVVNQGN; encoded by the coding sequence ATGAGACATGTAACGGAATATTCCAAACAGGAACTGAATGATATGTTAAAAGAGCTTACCATACAGTTCCAGGAAGCCAAGAAATTGAATTTGAAACTGAATATGGCCAGGGGAAAACCCGCAGCAGCCCAGTTGGATATGAACATGGGCCTGTTGGAGTTTCCAGAGGGCTGTACGCTGGAGGACGGTACAGATGCAAGGAATTACGGCGTTTTAGAAGGGATTCCTGAATGCAGGCGTCTGTTGGGCCAGCTTTTGGGCCTGAAGCCGGACCAGATTATAATAGGAGGTAATTCCAGCCTGAATCTGATGTTCGACACCATGGCGTTCCACTGTCTTTTCGGAACACAGGGAGAAAAGCCATGGAGCTTCTATGCATATGAGGGCAGTCCTGTGAAATTCCTTTGTCCGGTCCCGGGGTACGACAGGCATTTCCAGATTTGCGAGGAGCTGGGAATCCAGATGATTCCGGTCCCGCTTCTGGAGGACGGACCTGACATGGAGATGGTGGAAGCCATGGTAAGGGAGGATGCTTCCATCAAGGGAATCTGGTGCGTTCCCCTTCATTCCAATCCTCAAGGGGTATGCTACAGCGACCGGGTGGTGGACCGCTTGGCGTCTATGGAGACGGCTGCCCCGGATTTCAGGATATTCTGGGACAATGCCTACGGTGTGCACCATATTTATCAGGAAGTGCCCCTCAAAAATATCCTGGATGCATGTGAGGCCGGCGGCCATCCAAACAGGGCTTACTATTTCTTCTCAACCTCCAAGATAACATTTCCGGGGGCAGGTATTTCCCTTATTGCTTCAGGACCGGACAACATGAAGGAGTTTAAGGGCCATATGTCCTCACAGACCATTGGACATGACAAGCTGAACCAGCTAAGGCATGTGCAGTATTTCAAAACGCCGGAAAACATCCGCGCCCATATGGCGGATCTGGCAGAGGTGCTGAGGCCCAAATTTGACATGGTGTTAAACCGTCTGGAGGAGGAACTGGAAGGCAGCGGACTGGCAGTGTGGAGCCGTCCGAAGGGAGGCTATTTCATCTCCCTGGACACGCTTGCAGGATGTGCAAAGCGCACCGTGCAGCTGGCTAAGGAGGCAGGTGTCACGCTCACAGGCGCAGGCGCAACCTATCCCTACAAGAGGGATCCGCAGGACAGAAATATCCGCATTGCTCCCACCTATCCCACGCCGGAAGAGTTAAAATCAGCCATGGACATATTTATTCTGTGCGTTAAGATAGCGGGAATCGAGTCAGTGGTGAATCAGGGGAACTAA